The Mangifera indica cultivar Alphonso chromosome 8, CATAS_Mindica_2.1, whole genome shotgun sequence genome has a window encoding:
- the LOC123223563 gene encoding retinoblastoma-related protein-like — protein MKKINCGMDSSMKITDLATPPRSPAPVRSSLRLSHGLVKLTSTPVRTGLDAATWLQTVISPLPAKPSAELEKFLQLGNGSILNQVVNRANIILEALFPSRQKIVNWSLLHVNLMDNLWTGEETKEAMKLYYKVLESICNSEAKKLSGGGDLSGLLTNEKFHRCMLACAAELISAVHIKVGVVLTVAMQRTGITAFDMSKVIESFIKHEDSLPRELKRHLNSLEEKLLESIMWEKGSSLYSALIVAKPSLSDEIKRLNLLAEPMPSLDEIAMNNHVASGVFLHQQLLKFSGAKRTCDEYGNKLVKYNSSASATPPLSSPSLQTAFVSPTQSNSPNKGSTHMDAAITLIFNKMCKLAAVKINSMAERLKLLPQLREKIYLLFQQILTQKVSLFFNRRIEQIILCCFYLVVRKFSPLQLTFQEIAQNYVKETQCRSQDFCWVFVSWSSHCNRKDGENRVSIIKFYNEIFLPNVKYLLEEIGSKQVPDSDNDLSPRPSLFPRVPDISPKKVSPMLNVYSSPLHPSKKEALNSHVGKSYYAFIGQSSSEYQSPSKELDAINESLNRTSGNATRRMLNFSDPYVTLISDAVVARSLFPQNDNPS, from the exons ATGAAG AAGATTAATTGCGGGATGGACTCATCAATGAAAATTACGGATTTGGCTACTCCACCGAGGTCTCCTGCACCTGTAAGAAGTAGTCTTAGACTTTCTCATGGCTTGGTAAAGTTGACATCAACACCAGTGAGAACAGGATTGGATGCTGCAACCTGGCTCCAAACTGTGATTTCTCCACTTCCTGCAAAGCCATCAGCAGAATTGGAGAAATTTCTTCAATTGGGTAATGGCAGTATACTCAATCAGGTGGTAAATAGAGCAAATATAATACTAGAGGCCTTGTTTCCCAGTAGACAAAAGATTGTTAATTGGAGCCTGTTGCATGTCAATTTGATGGACAATTTATGGACGGGAGAGGAAACTAAAGAAGCCATGAAATTGTACTATAAGGTTTTGGAATCCATCTGTAATTCAGAGGCTAAAAAATTGAGTGGAGGAGGAGATTTGAGTGGTTTGTTGACTAATGAAAAGTTCCACAGATGCATGCTTGCTTGTGCAGCTGAGCTAATATCTGCAGTGCATATTAAAGTTGGTGTAGTGTTGACAGTGGCGATGCAGAGAACTGGGATTACAGCATTTGATATGAGCAAAGTGATAGAGAGTTTCATCAAACATGAAGATTCACTCCCCAGAGAATTGAAGCGGCACTTGAATTCTttggaagagaaattgttagaaaGCATTATGTGGGAAAAGGGCTCTTCTCTTTACAGTGCTCTGATTGTTGCAAAACCATCTCTTTCTGATGAAATAAAGAGGCTTAATCTGCTAGCTGAACCTATGCCATCACTGGATGAAATTGCTATGAATAATCATGTGGCTTCTGGAGTTTTCCTTCACCAACAACTCCTGAAGTTTTCAG GAGCAAAGAGAACCTGTGATGAGTATGGCAACAAGCTGGTAAAATATAATTCTTCTGCTTCAGCAACCCCACCATTGTCATCACCATCTCTGCAAACAGCATTTGTCAG CCCTACACAATCAAATTCACCAAATAAAGGAAGTACCCACATGGATGCAGCAATCACTCTGATATTTAACAAG ATGTGCAAGCTAGCTGCTGTCAAAATCAATTCTATGGCTGAAAGGCTGAAACTTCTACCACAACTACGGGAGAAAATCTATTTGCTTTTCCAACAGATACTTACTCAAAAAGTATCTCTCTTTTTTAACCGGCGTATTGAGCAGATAATTCTTTGTTGCTTCTATTTAGTAGTAAGAAAG TTTTCTCCATTACAGCTAACCTTCCAAGAAATCGCCCAAAATTATGTCAAGGAAACCCAATGCAGATCTCAAGATTTTTGTTGGGTGTTTGTTAGTTGGTCATCTCACTGCAACAGG AAAGATGGGGAGAATCGCGTgagtataattaaattttacaatgaAATATTTCTTCCGAATGTTAAATATTTACTGGAGGAGATTGGATCCAAGCAAGTTCCTGATTCTGACAATG ATCTTTCTCCACGGCCGTCTCTATTTCCAAGGGTTCCTGATATCTCTCCAAAGAAGGTGTCTCCAATGCTGAATGTATATAGCTCCCCTTTGCATCCATCAAAG AAGGAAGCATTGAACTCACATGTTGGGAAAAGCTATTACGCATTCATTGGACAGAGTAGTAGTGAATACCAAAGCCCATCGAAAGAACTTGATGCCATTAACGAGAGCTTAAATAG GACGAGCGGGAATGCTACAAGGCGTATGCTCAACTTCAGTGATCCTTACGTGACTTTGATAAGCGACGCTGTTGTGGCCAGGAGTCTGTTCCCTCAAAATGATAATCCTAGCTGA
- the LOC123222916 gene encoding LOW QUALITY PROTEIN: probable magnesium transporter NIPA8 (The sequence of the model RefSeq protein was modified relative to this genomic sequence to represent the inferred CDS: inserted 2 bases in 2 codons) — MGEWIIGAIINLFGSIAINFGTNLLKLGHTERERHAVLDSDGTNGKHSLKPIIYFHSWRVGVVIFILGNCLNFISFGYAAQSLLAALGSVQFVSXIAFAYFVFNKTGLVLVATAFIVLGNIFLVSFGNHQSPVFTPEELAEKYSNITFLVYCLSLVLVGALNHYIYRRGELMLAVSGQDLKDLKSYWHMLLPFSYAIVSGAVGSCSVLFAKSLSNLLRLALSNGYQLHSWFTYSMLLLFLSTAGFWMTRLNEGLALFDAIQIVPMFQIAWTFFSXCTGFVYFQEYQVLSLISLISISWVQLCSLGS; from the exons ATGGGAGAATGGATCATTGGAGCTATCATCAACTTGTTCGGTAGCATTGCCATCAACTTCGGAACTAACCTTCTTAAATTGGGTCACACTGAG AGAGAAAGGCATGCTGTGCTAGACAGCGATGGAACAAATGGAAAGCATTCATTGAAACCTATTATATACTTCCATTCTTGGAGAGTTG GTGttgtaatttttattcttgGAAATTGCCTTAATTTCATATCTTTTGGATATGCTGCTCAG TCCCTTCTTGCAGCCCTCGGCTCAGTTCAGTTTGTTT AAATCGCATTTGCTTACTTTGTGTTCAACAAAACGGGACT GGTTCTGGTTGCAACAGCCTTTATTGTTCTTGGAaacatttttcttgtttcttttggcAATCACCAATCACCTG TTTTCACACCAGAAGAATTGGCAGAAAAGTACAGCAACATTACATTTCTTGTGTACTGCCTGAGTTTGGTCTTAGTTGGTGCCTTGAATCACTACATTTACAG GAGAGGAGAACTTATGCTTGCTGTTTCTGGACAAGATCTTAAAGATCTTAAATCCTATTGGCATATGCTGCTTCCATTTTCATATGCTATAGTTTCAGGTGCTGTAGGATCATGCTCAGTGTTGTTTGCAAAATCTCT CTCTAACCTTCTCCGGTTGGCCTTGTCTAATGGTTATCAGTTGCATAGTTGGTTCACATATTCAATGCTTCTTTTATTTCTTAGTACAGCGGGATTTTGG ATGACGAGGTTGAATGAAGGATTGGCACTGTTTGATGCCATCCAAATTGTTCCCATGTTTCAGATTGCTTGgactttcttct tttgtaCAGGATTTGTATACTTTCAGGAGTATCAGGTCCTTTCTCTCATTTCTCTCATTTCTATAAGTTGGGTGCAACTTTGTAGCTTAGGTTCATAA
- the LOC123222494 gene encoding uncharacterized protein LOC123222494: MAGLLYELFSSSALLSIGLYHTICTSRNYLKSPQSYSAKPYHPLPLPQHHHRLKHLQLYLLILCLLIAFAHQCFISSDSDPLLKGSTPVHRFGSLQSALVIFLFLLLSFCMLISESTSFLPFPSDLFFALAAAVFYLQYSVSSAAAAVQTSDLQAKCDTVSGRISFLLSLLCLVLACQPRLFVADVALGGTLCLHGLWELQTGLSLYVDAFIPEGCHKLLDVVKGVEGSTKCDAEVSKLRAMAILDLLFLVHVMFVFVIVMVTYAVVSKTVANRRMGSYEALPNTSDANNHIQMKALTGTQA, encoded by the coding sequence ATGGCAGGTCTATTGTACGAACTCTTCTCCTCCTCAGCTCTTCTCTCAATTGGGCTCTACCACACGATCTGCACGAGTCGCAACTATCTGAAATCCCCCCAATCTTACTCTGCCAAACCCTACCATCCCCTCCCTTTACCTCAGCACCACCACCGTCTCAAACACCTCCAACTCTACCTCCTCATTCTCTGTCTTCTCATCGCCTTCGCTCATCAATGCTTCATTTCTTCCGATTCCGACCCCCTCCTCAAGGGAAGCACCCCTGTCCACCGTTTCGGCTCTCTTCAATCAGCCCTTGTTatcttcctcttcctcctccTTTCCTTTTGTATGCTAATCTCCGAATCCACGTCATTCCTCCCCTTCCCCTCTGATCTTTTCTTTGCTCTTGCCGCCGCTGTTTTTTACCTCCAGTACTCTGTCTCTTCCGCTGCTGCCGCTGTCCAGACCTCCGATCTGCAGGCCAAATGCGACACCGTTTCTGGACGGATTTCCTTTCTCTTGTCTTTGCTCTGTTTGGTTCTCGCTTGTCAGCCACGGTTGTTTGTCGCTGATGTGGCTTTGGGTGGGACCTTGTGTTTGCACGGGCTGTGGGAGTTGCAGACGGGGCTTTCTTTGTACGTGGATGCTTTTATTCCGGAAGGGTGTCACAAGTTGTTGGATGTGGTCAAGGGCGTGGAAGGGTCCACGAAATGTGATGCGGAGGTGTCGAAGTTGAGAGCTATGGCTATTTTGGATCTTTTGTTCTTGGTTCACgttatgtttgtttttgttattgttatggTTACTTATGCTGTGGTTTCAAAGACTGTTGCTAATCGGAGAATGGGGTCGTACGAGGCCTTGCCTAATACTTCTGACGCTAATAATCATATTCAGATGAAGGCATTGACTGGCACGCAGGCCTGA
- the LOC123222644 gene encoding syntaxin-22-like yields the protein MSFQDIQNGGRPASSSKSTVSKSPSQAVAAGIFQISTAVSAFRRLVDAIGTAKDTLDHRQKLHNTRQRILQLVKETSAKLKTLSESDRDANVNPSKKIEDAKLARDFQAVLQEFQKVQQLASERESTYSPSVPQSTQITIESSGSGEYVASENQPFLMEQKRQEILLLDNEIAFNEAIIEEREQGLREIEEQIGEANEIFKDLAVLVHEQGVVIDDIHSNIESSAAATSNAKVQLAKASKSVKSRASWCWWVLAIVVVALIVFFLVLLL from the exons ATGAGCTTTCAGGATATACAGAATGGCGGAAGGCCGGCATCATCGTCAAAATCGACAGTGTCAAAGAGCCCATCACAAGCTGTGGCAGCCGGGATTTTCCAGATCAGTACAGCTGTTTCAGCTTTTCGGCGTCTTGTTGATGCCATCGGAACTGCCAAAGACACTCTTGATCACCGCCAGAAACT GCATAATACAAGGCAAAGAATTCTGCAGTTAGTTAAGGAAACTTCTGCTAAGCTCAAAACCCTCAGCGAATCCGATCGAGATGCTAACGTCAAT ccgagtaaaaaaattgaagatgcTAAGCTTGCAAGAGATTTTCAAGCCGTCTTGCAAGAATTTCAGAAAGTCCAACAGCTTGCCTCTGAGCGCGAGTCTACTTACTCCCCTTCTGTTCCTCAATCAACACAAATAACAAT agaaaGCTCTGGCTCAGGCGAATATGTGGCGTCTGAGAACCAGCCGTTTCTTATGGAACAAAAGAG GCAGGAGATACTTCTGCTGGATAATGAAATTGCCTTCAATGAGGCCATAATTGAAGAAAGGGAACAGGGTCTGAGAGAAATTGAAGAGCAAATTGGAGAAgcaaatgaaatattcaagGACCTTGCTGTTCTAGTTCACGAGCAGGGTGTGGTTATTG ATGACATTCACTCAAATATTGAATCTTCTGCTGCTGCAACAAGTAACGCAAAAGTTCAGCTAGCCAAGGCTTCCAAAAGTGTGAAATCCAGAGCATCATGG TGTTGGTGGGTGCTGGCAATTGTTGTAGTGGCACTGATAGTATTTTTCCTGGTGCTGCTTCTATAA